Proteins encoded by one window of Lathyrus oleraceus cultivar Zhongwan6 chromosome 1, CAAS_Psat_ZW6_1.0, whole genome shotgun sequence:
- the LOC127119023 gene encoding U-box domain-containing protein 3 has protein sequence MEKEIVENLWNGDSEAQIQAAMKLSRLCSKQKHNLAESGVMVPLVSMLHSENFEAIEASLCALLNLSFGSERNKIRIVRYGVLPILLNLLHCESQTVIQLSLAAMLTLSSCKRNKIAIASSGAVQILVEFINSSNTHTQSQLDAIATLHNLTTCQEIIPLIESSGVILSLLELIHGSVKSSSSVEKAIGLLEKIVSSSESALCETASTGGAIRILVETIEDGSSLGKEHAVGILLLICQSSREKYRVLILTDGVMPGLLQLSAAGTCRAKSMARELLLLLRDCSSCSSRHRQINHELIEQIMDEIDAEGEKLGHTTLRLVEEMIAKLNT, from the exons ATGGAGAAAGAGATTGTGGAAAACCTTTGGAATGGTGATAGTGAAGCTCAAATTCAAGCAGCAATGAAACTTAGTAGATTGTGTAGTAAGCAAAAACACAATTTGGCAGAAAGTGGAGTTATGGTCCCTCTGGTTTCCATGCTTCATTCTGAAAACTTTGAAGCTATAGAAGCTTCTCTTTGTGCTCTTCTAAACCTTTCCTTTGGGAGTGAAAG AAACAAGATTCGGATCGTCAGATACGGAGTTTTGCCAATTTTGCTGAACCTCCTCCATTGTGAAAGCCAGACAGTGATACAATTGTCATTAGCAGCCATGTTAACACTTTCTTCATGCAAGAGAAATAAGATAGCTATAGCTTCATCTGGTGCGGTTCAGATTTTGGTTGAATTTATCAATAGTAGTAACACACACACTCAGTCTCAACTAGATGCTATAGCTACTCTCCATAACCTCACAACCTGCCAAGAGATTATTCCATTGATTGAATCTTCTGGTGTTATACTCTCCTTGCTTGAACTGATCCACGGCTCGGTAAAATCGTCTTCATCAGTTGAGAAAGCGATAGGGTTGCTAGAAAAGATTGTTTCTTCATCAGAGAGTGCACTTTGTGAGACTGCTAGTACCGGAGGAGCGATTCGGATACTGGTTGAGACTATTGAGGATGGATCATCACTTGGCAAAGAGCATGCAGTTGGTATACTTCTCCTTATATGTCAAAGCAGCAGAGAAAAATATAGAGTATTGATTTTGACAGACGGGGTGATGCCGGGATTGCTTCAGTTAAGTGCCGCTGGTACGTGCAGAGCCAAATCCATGGCTAGAGAATTGCTATTGCTTCTGAGAGACTGCTCGAGTTGTAGCTCGAGACATAGACAAATTAATCATGAGCTTATAGAACAGATAATGGACGAGATTGATGCAGAAGGAGAGAAATTGGGACATACTACTTTGAGATTGGTAGAGGAGATGATTGCAAAGCTCAATACATAA